The window AGCTGCCCGGTCGTGGGGTCGAGGATCGCGATGCCCGCCTGCGGGGTGCCGTTGACCGTGGAGAACTGTCCACCGATCGCGACGCGCCCGTCGGGCAGACCTGCGATGGCCTTGACCTGACCGTTGAGCTGCGGACGGAACGTGGAGACCCACTCGCCCGTGTTCACGTCGAAGGCCGCGAGGTACGGCTGCTCGACCTGACCGGTGCCGCCCTCGTTGCGCTGCACGTAGCGGAAGTTGCCGCCGACGAAGACCTTGCCGGCGACCTCGCCGAACTCGGCCACCTCGGTGTTGAGCTCGCCGCTGCTGCCGTTGGCGAAGCCGGAGACACCCCAGACGGTGGTCATGGCGTTGCTCTCCGGGATGGCCGCGACCGTGGAGGCGGGCGTGCCCGAGGCGGGCACGGCGCCGAAGTCGAGGTTCGCGAGCTTCAGCTGCGGCCGCAGGAAGACCTGCGTGAACGGCCGCGCGTAGCCCTGGCCCGACGGCGCCCACAGGTACGAGGTGGCCGCGGTGCTGCCGCCGATGCTCGAGCCGAACGCCCAGCCGTTGATGTAGTTGTGCGACGCCTGCTCACTGAACACGACGCGGCGCAGCTGGTTGTTGTTGCCGAAGTTGTTGGTCTGACCGCCGGTGCCGGTCGAGCCGTCGAAGTTGTAGTTCTTCACGCGGTGCTCGGCGCCGAAGGTCCACACCCAGCGATCGCGCTGCGTGAACGTGAACCGGCCCTCCTGCCACGTGGTGCCGGCCGTGTTGGTGGCGCGGCGCAGGCGGATGCCGTCGGCCAGCGCGTCGACGCGGCCGTTGTTCAGGAGTCCGTCGACCGTCGCCGCCGGCAGCTGTGCCGGCTGGAACGCGTCGGTGCCGGTCGGGGTGTTGCGGATCTGGGCTGCGGTGCGCAAACCGTTGTACCCCTCCTTCCAGCCTTCGCGGCCTCGGCCGATGAGCACCCAGCCGCCGCCGGACGTGGTCTGGTCGCAGTAGAACTGCTCCGGCGCGACGAGCGCCGGGGTGACCAGCCAGTACACGCCGTCGGTGGACTGCGGGTAGTTCTGCTTGATCTCCCAGCACGACGCGGCGGCGGTCTCCTGAGAGAGGCCGTCCGGCAGTGCCGGGGGTGCGGCGTTCGCCGCGAGCGGGGTGAGCAGTGAGCCCACCAGGACGGCCGCGGCGATCATGGCGCCAGCGGCTGCGCGGGTCGCCTTCACTCTCCGCGCGGGTGCTGCAGTGTTCATGGAGTCCTTCTTCGGGTGTGAGGCTCGCCTGGAGCGACTCGGGGGTGAGTCGCTCCAGGTGCGGGTGAGCCACGTTCGGGTGTTCGAGAGATCGGCGATCCCCCGGGGGGGTGTGGGGGAGGTCAGGCTGCGGGGCAGTCCTGAACGTCGGGGATCTCGTGCGACGAGATCTTCCAGGTGTCGTCCTCGAAGACGGCTCCGTAGATGTGGGCCACGGGGTGGCCGGGGTTGTACAGCGAGTCCTTGAGCGAGTTGCCCGCCGCGTCCTTCACGTCGATGTCGGACACGTCGACGCACACCTTGAGGGTGATGGTCGCGGGGGAGGACGCCAGGTCCACCGCCGTCGGGGTGACGCTCGTGACGACCGCCTTGCCCGTCTGCGTGTAGCCCAGGTCCATCTGCTCCCGTGCGTGGGACTGCACCTCGCCGAGCACCCAGCCGGTCGCGACCGCGTCGACGCCGACCGCCGAGCCGTCGCCGCGCTGGCTGACCTCGTCGAGGGCGGCGACCACGGCGTCGGCGGCCGCGGTCGCCCGCTTGACCTCGGCGTCCTGGTCATCGCTCATCGGGCCGTCGACCACCTTCGGGACGGACTTCAGCGGATCTTCGGATGCCGCCTTGTCCTCGTCGCCGTCGTCGACGGGCTTGTGGGTGGACGAGGCCGACGGCGCTCCGCCGTTGTTCGTCACGAGGGCGACGCCAACCCCTGCGGCGCCCAGCGCGAGCAGTGCCACGGCACCGATCGCGATCCATCGTCTGCGGTGCGTCGCGGGCGCCTTCTCGCCCTCGATCACCTGACCTTCGTCATTCATCAGTAAGCCCCCTTCGGCTGGATCATCACCTTCGCGGTCCGCCACATGATTTGCAGATCATTCATGACCGACCAGTTCTCGACGTACCGCAGGTCGAGGCGCACGCTCTCGTCCCACGACAGGTCGCTGCGCCCGGACACCTGCCACAGGCCCGTGATGCCGGGCTTGATGTACAGGCGGCGGAACACGGTGCCGTCGTACGCCGTGACCTCGCTGGGAAGCGGCGGACGAGGCCCGACGACACTCATGTCGCCGGTGAGGACGTTCCAGAACTGCGGCAGCTCGTCGAGCGACAGCTTGCGCAGCACCTTTCCCACGCGGGTGACGCGGGGGTCGTCCTTCATCTTGAACAGAAGACCGGCGCCGTCGTTCTGCGCCTTGAGGGCGGCGAGCTGCTGCTCGGCGTCGGTCTTCATCGAGCGGAACTTCACCATCTTGAAGCGGCGGCCGTCGCGGCCGACGCGCTCCTGGAAGAAGAACGCGGGTCCGGGCGAGTCGAGCTTGATGAGCGCCATCAGCACCGGGGTGAGGAGGGCGATCGGGATCAGCGCGACCGTCGCGACGAAGATGTCGAGCGCCCGCTTGAGCACGTGCACCCCGCCCTCGTACGTCGGGATCTTCACCTGGATCAGCGGCAGGCCGTCGACCTGACGCAGCGAGATGCGAGGACCGGCGACGTCGGTCAGTCGGCTCGAGAGCACGAGCTCGGCGGCGGTGCCCTCGAGCTGCCAGCTGAGCTGCTTGACGAAGTCGGGGTCCCCATCGGGACGGCTCGCCACGATGATCGTGTCCGCCCCGAGCTGGGCCGCCGCGGCGGCGACGCTGTCGAGATCGCCGACGACCGGGTAGATGCTCTCCCCGATCGCGAACGCGCCGGCCTTGCGATCCACCAGCGTCGTCCCCACGACGTGGTAGCCGTTCTCTGCGCCCTTCTGCAGAGACGTGATCACATACTCGACGTCTTCGGTCGCGCCGACCACCAGGGTGCGCGACGCGTACTGGCCCCGGATCCGGCGGCGCTGCAGCCACCGTCTCCAGGCCCAGCGCGCGCCGAGCAACCCGAACGTCCCGACAGGCAGCGCGACGAGGAACAGCGGCTGCAGTCCCTCCCACGCCAGTAGGACGCCCGCGATAGCGGTGATGCCGAATGCCAGGCCGCTGGCGTGTGCCACGCGGCGGTATTCCGTGGCCCCGGAACCGAAGATGGCGGCGTCGCGGGTGTTGAGCGCCGACAGCATCAGATACCAGGCGAGGCCGAGCAGAGCAGCGTTGCGCCCCGCCTCGATCGCCACGACGCCGGAGGTCAGCTGGACCGCGACCGTCAGAGCGACGGCGATCAGGATGACAGCCGCATCCGTGATCCGCAGCCGCATCCGATAGTGACGTTCCCACTGCCGACGCCGTTCCAGCGTCGCCGAAGCGCGCGGCGTGGTCGCCGGGCGCGTGGACGACGTGGTGGCCCGCGGAGCGGTGGCCGGAACGAATCCCGTGCGAGAGATGCTCAGAGCATCCTCGACGGACGTCATGCCGAGGCCCCTTGAGCCGTGAATGTACGCAGAATTCCCCAGTGCGACATTGATTTCCCCAGTTTGATATCCCCAGACCGTGAACCCCACGTTCACGGCAGTCGTCTGCGTCCCGACCCCTCGGGTCCTGCTGGAACTCCGTGATCCCACATCTCGGAGTCGAAGGCGCCGTCCCAACCGGCGGCTTCGTGCAGCAGGCGCTGCAGACCTGGAACACTGTAGCGGAACCGGCTATGAAACGGAAGACAAATCCGGGGAATGGATGAAACCCCGTCGGCGGTGGTGCACGGCCGGGTGCGAGCCGGGCGCTATCCTGACGCGGTGATGGCGCCCCCACCCTCTCCTCGTTCTCGCCTGCGCACCATGCTGCCCCGTGACCCGGCGCAGCCGCATCGCACCGCGAGCACCCTCGAGCTGTTCTTCGACCTGGTGTTCGTCGTGGCCGTGAGCATCGCCTCGTCGCAGCTGCACCACGCCCTCTCGCACGGGGACTTCGTCCACGGCATCACGTCGTACGCGATGGTGTTCTTCGCGATCTGGTGGGCGTGGATGAACTTCACGTGGTTCGCCACCTCGTTCGACACGGACGACTGGCTCTACCGCGTGACGACGTTCGTGCAGATGGGCGGGGTGCTCATCCTCGCGGCCGGTGTGCCGCGGGCCTTCGACGAGGGCGACTTCACCGTGCCGGTCATCGGGTACGTCGTGATGCGCGTGGCCATGGTCGCGCAGTGGCTCAGGGCCTCACGGTCGGCCGGTGCGCTGCGCTCCGCCACCCGCCGGTACGCGGCGGGCATCGCCGGGGTGCAGGTGCTCTGGGTGCTGTTCCTCCTGATCCCGACGGGGCCCGCCCAGCTCGTGGCGTTCGTGGTGTTCGCCCTCATCGAGATCTCCGTTCCGGTGTTCGCCGAATACCGCCGGCAGACCCCGTGGCACCGGCACCACATCACAGAGCGCTACGGGCTGTTCACTCTCATCGTGCTGGGGGAGAGCCTGCTCGCCTCGGCGAACGCGATCATCGACGCGCTCGACGAGGTCGAGGCGCTCGGGCCGCTGATCGCGATCTCGGTGCTCACGCTGGTGGTCACCGCCTCGCTCTGGTGGATCTACTTCTGGCCGCCGCATCACCGCGCGATCACCTCGTTCCGCCGGTCGCTGCGGTACGGCTACACGCACTACTTCGTGTTCGCGGCGGCCGCCGCCTTCTCGGCAGGCATCGAGGTGGAGCTGGACGTGCTCACCGGTGAGAGCCACCTGTCGAGCATGGCCGCTTCGTTCACCGTGACCGTCCCCATCGCGGTGTTCCTCCTCGGCGTCTGGTGGATCGCGATCAAGGAGAACGCCGACCGTGTGGTCAACACGGTGGTGCCGACCGGAGCGGCACTCGTGCTGTTGGATCCGGTGCTGCCGGTCCCGGTGACGCTCACCGCACTGATCCTGGCAGCCGTCGTGGTCGTGCTCGTGGTCCGACCGCCGGTCACGCGCGAGGCCGAGG of the Microbacterium sufflavum genome contains:
- a CDS encoding sugar transferase; the protein is MTSVEDALSISRTGFVPATAPRATTSSTRPATTPRASATLERRRQWERHYRMRLRITDAAVILIAVALTVAVQLTSGVVAIEAGRNAALLGLAWYLMLSALNTRDAAIFGSGATEYRRVAHASGLAFGITAIAGVLLAWEGLQPLFLVALPVGTFGLLGARWAWRRWLQRRRIRGQYASRTLVVGATEDVEYVITSLQKGAENGYHVVGTTLVDRKAGAFAIGESIYPVVGDLDSVAAAAAQLGADTIIVASRPDGDPDFVKQLSWQLEGTAAELVLSSRLTDVAGPRISLRQVDGLPLIQVKIPTYEGGVHVLKRALDIFVATVALIPIALLTPVLMALIKLDSPGPAFFFQERVGRDGRRFKMVKFRSMKTDAEQQLAALKAQNDGAGLLFKMKDDPRVTRVGKVLRKLSLDELPQFWNVLTGDMSVVGPRPPLPSEVTAYDGTVFRRLYIKPGITGLWQVSGRSDLSWDESVRLDLRYVENWSVMNDLQIMWRTAKVMIQPKGAY
- a CDS encoding low temperature requirement protein A, with translation MLPRDPAQPHRTASTLELFFDLVFVVAVSIASSQLHHALSHGDFVHGITSYAMVFFAIWWAWMNFTWFATSFDTDDWLYRVTTFVQMGGVLILAAGVPRAFDEGDFTVPVIGYVVMRVAMVAQWLRASRSAGALRSATRRYAAGIAGVQVLWVLFLLIPTGPAQLVAFVVFALIEISVPVFAEYRRQTPWHRHHITERYGLFTLIVLGESLLASANAIIDALDEVEALGPLIAISVLTLVVTASLWWIYFWPPHHRAITSFRRSLRYGYTHYFVFAAAAAFSAGIEVELDVLTGESHLSSMAASFTVTVPIAVFLLGVWWIAIKENADRVVNTVVPTGAALVLLDPVLPVPVTLTALILAAVVVVLVVRPPVTREAEAPVGT